AATGCATCTGTTCTAGGGCTATAATTTTTCTTTCTTTTGATACCTGCTTATAAAAAATCTCCGCAACACGATGAAGACCAATTGTATCTGCCAATTTCAAAAAGTCATCAAAATCTCCTCTGTTAAGAACAATCTCTACAAGGGCTTTAACGGAGAGGCTTAATGGATCTTTTATATCCCAGAATAAATAAGGTTTCTTCTCGCTCAGTTCTGTAATAAAATCCTTTACCAATCTTTCAATGGATCCCATCCTTTCAGAAGCTTACAGATTTTGCAATCTCAATAAATGCCCTGAGCTTTTTCTGATCCTTTATACCCTTTTCCTTTTCCACTCCGCTTGATACATCAACTCCGTAGGGATGAACCCATCTTATAGCCTTCTCCACATTGTCAGGATTAAGGCCTCCTGCAAGTATTATCCTTCCAAATCTCTTTGCCTCTACAGCTATATCCCAGTTAAATATCCTGCCTGTACCTCCGAATTCCTCTGGTGAATAGGTATCAAGCAAAAAGGCTTGAACCATGCTGTACTCTTTAAGGGGTTCTAGGTCACTA
The sequence above is drawn from the Thermodesulfovibrionales bacterium genome and encodes:
- a CDS encoding phosphoribosylanthranilate isomerase; the protein is RYIEPEKAAKIIKEIPPFVSTVGVFVDTPPPEIMRIVQLTGITTIQLHGHETPDSIIYTQKIIKAIRVRELSDLEPLKEYSMVQAFLLDTYSPEEFGGTGRIFNWDIAVEAKRFGRIILAGGLNPDNVEKAIRWVHPYGVDVSSGVEKEKGIKDQKKLRAFIEIAKSVSF